The following DNA comes from Triticum aestivum cultivar Chinese Spring chromosome 3D, IWGSC CS RefSeq v2.1, whole genome shotgun sequence.
AAGTTGTATCTAACAAGTAGAGATGATCTATATGTGTTGAACCAGTATGGGCCCTAGCCCATCTTGATATGTCTTTTGGGCCCAAGCCCATGAGTGGATCTGACCTAGAAGAGGCGCCCCTCCTCCTCTGTCCCGTGCAAGCCGCCACACACACAAACCAGAGACTCACGTGGAGAACAAGAAGAGTGAGCTCGAGCTGTCTGGAGGTACTCTCTCTCCCAAGTCAACATGGTATCAGAGGCCATTGACGGTGGGGCCTGAGGAGACGACGGCGAcgtccggcgaggtggcggcggatctgggcaatgtccggcgaggtggcggcggatctgggcgACGTCCGGCGTGCTGGAGAGGACCGGCGGGGCTGCAGGCAGAGGCTGCCTGTGAGGAGCGTGTGGGCTGCTGCAGGCGCGCGCGTGCAAGGCACAACGGGGCTGCTACTGACGGCGGAGGGCCGGCTGCTGGGTGTGCTGCTGCTAAATTTGCTGGGGTTTACTGCTGCAGCTGCTGTTTGCTGTTGGTCTGGGCTGAACGGCTGCTGCTGCTAGTGCTTGTTGGTCTGTGAGCTGAGGGGGAGAAAGTAGGAACTGCTGGTGTTGTGCAGCTGCTTGTCAGGGGAGATACGAGCTGTGGTGTTGTTCTGTTGCGTTTGCTCTGGTGCTTGCTTGTGACTGTTGTTTGAGGAGTCTCTTCTGCTGCTGCTGGGAGTTGCGGCTGCTACTCCCGACCAAAGATGGCTGAACCAAATGCTCTTGCTGAGGCTTTAGAGAAGCTTGCTAAGATCCTCGCAGAGTCCAACTCCAACTCTGGGGCCATCGTTCCTCGACAGGAAGTGTCTCAGAAGCTCGAAATGTCGCCTCTGGACATGAAGCTAGAGGGGGCCACAAATTATTTGAGCTGGTCCAGGAGGGCTTTGTGGGCTGTTGAGCAAAAGGAGCTTCATGGATATTTGTTGGGCACCATTGCAGAACCAGGAGACAAGAGTAGTGCAGAGGGAAAAAGGTGGAAGGTTATCAACTCTGTACTTATGGTGTGGTTGTTGAACTCTGTCGTGCACTCCATTGGACGCTCTGTGGAGGGGCTATCCACGCCTACTGAGATATGGAAGATTCTGTCCATCCAGTACtctggcaagggcaatgtcatgctcATTGCTCAAATTGAGGACAAATTTAGGTTGTTGCGCCAAGAGGATGGCATGTCAGTGATGGCATGCGTCGCAGAACTGCAGGCTCTGTGGGCAGACCAGGATAATTGTGATTCTCTAGAACTCTATGATGCAGCTTTAATCGAGTCAGGGCACAAGTGGATGgcacgcaggcgtgtgctgaaaCTTTTGGCTGGCCTCAAAGGTTGCTTTGATGGTAGGAAGGCTTCCCTGCTGCACCAACCTAGTCTACCTACCATTGCTGAGGCTATTGCAACAATGACTCAAGAGGAGGTGCGCCTATCTTTTGAGCATGCAGACGTGAAGGTTGTCCCGGCTTCGACATTTGCAGTCACTGAGCGCATGGAGTGGGGAGATCCCGCCAAATGTCATGTCGATGGGGAGGTAGGTCACTGGAAGAGAGAATGTCCAACTCGTGGCAGAGGCAGGGGATATAACAGAGGGGGGACAGGCAGAGGCAGAAGTGCTAGAGGCAGAGGTGGATACTCAGAGACCTCGTGGGGTCATACTTCTAGGGGCAGAGGTGGCTACTCAGGACACACAGGGGGTCAGAGAGCTCACATGGCCGTTGCAGGAGACACTGGAACGTCCAAAGGCAAAGATGTAGATGATGTTGTCTATGGAGACTTTGCTCATTGGGCCTCCACTGATGAAGGTAATCCGGAAAGAGCATCTCTTGCTACTAATGAGAGTGCTCCAGAGTGGGTTCTTGACTCTGGAGCATCTAGGCATGTTGCTAGTAACTCCTGCGTGTTCGAGTCTTACAATAAGCATCCTCCCTCTCATACGGGCACTATACAAACGGCTGATGGCACAAAATAGCCAGTCATAGGGGTTGGTACAGTAAAGTGTACTCCGACCATTTCCCTATCGTCAGTTTTACATGTGCCAGCCTTCCCTGTCAATTTGGTCTCTTTCAGTGCACTTATTGATGAAATAGACTGTCGTGTGATCCTTGACAAGTTCGGTTGCTTGATTCAGGTGCGACAGACGAGCCAGACGGTTGGGACTGGCACCAGGTGTAGAGGGCTCTGGTACATGGACCAGGAGGTGCAGCCAGACTTGGTGTGTGCTGCGACCATGGAGGACAAGGAGAAGCAGGCGATGATCCATCACTGTAGGATGGGGCATGTGTCTTTTGATAAGATGAGTAGAATATTTTCGGATGTTATGTGTGGAATAGGCAAGGGCAAGCTGACATGTGATGCTTGCGAATATGCAAAACACACACGAGCCTCATATGTGAGTAAGTGGCTCAGGAGCATATCTCCTTTTATGCTTATTCATTCGGATGTATGGACTAGCCCTATGGTGTCAATGAATGGGAAGAAGTATTTTGCTACCTTTATTGACTGCTATTCTCGTATGACTTGGATTTACTTGATGCGTCACAAGGATGAGGTGTTTAGCTGTTTTCAGAACTTCCATGCTCTTGTAAAGAACCAGTTTCAGCTGCACGTCAAGGTGCTCAGGACTGACAATGGCACGGAGTATGTGAACAACAGTTTGGGGCTTTCATGGCTGACGAAGGGATTCTTCATCAAACTTCATGTccggacacccccccccccccctcagaatGGAGTGGCCGAAAGGAAGAATCGTCATATTCTTGAGGTTGCTCGGTCATTGATGTTTACCATGAATGTGCCTAAGTTCTTGTGGGATGGTGCAGTTATGACAGCCACATACCTGATCAACCGGACACCTTCCAGGATACTAGGCATGAAATCTCCGTCTGAGTTGCTTGTTGGGgataataagtttgttgttccccCAAAGTTGTTTGGTAGTACCTGCTTTGTTCATGATCACCGACCATCTGTTGGAAAGCTTGATCCTCGGGCAGTGAAGTGTGTCTTTCTGGGATACTCGTCTAGTCAACAGGGATATAAATGTTGGCGTCCGTCTGAAAAACGCAGGTTTGTAAGTATGGATGTTACCTTTAGGGAGTCTGAGCCATTCTATGGTGAGCCGACTAATCTCAGTCTGCTGTTTGCAGAGCTTGACCACCTATACCCTGTGCATGTTGGTCAAGAGGGGGAGAAGGATGTGTCTCATACTCACGATGATGATGTGGGCATTAACACCGGTAATGATGTGCAGGCTCAAGTTCAACCAATAGTGGGTACAATTCCGGTTAGTACCCTCATTGATGATGATGTGCATGCTCATGTCGAGCCAACTGTCGGTACACTTAAGATTGGTGCTCTCCAAGTTCCTGTTCGAGATCGATGGCAGACGAATACCCTGGTGTACCCTCGACGGCAACCAAGAGTGCAGGGGGAACAGCAAGACAGTGAGGCAAGAGTACAGGGGGAGAAGCCAGGCAGTGAGGCAAGCTCATCTGACACAGTGGAGTTGCCCATTGCATTGCGAAAGCCTACACGTGAAGCGGCGAGGAAGGGTGAGGTAGCAAGGATTCTACCAAAGGATGATGCTTGTGATGACCTTGATATTGGCAATTTTGTGTCTTACAAggctttgtcaccttcatataagGCGTTTGTTGCCTCTTTGCAAATTGTGTCTATCCCTAAGGATTGGAAGGCTGCaaagcaagatccgaagtggtGTGAATCGATCATGGAGGAGTTAGAAGCACTAAAAAAGAACAAGACATGGGTGCTAACCACATTGCCAGCAGAAAAGAAAGCAGTGAGTTGTAAGTGGATTTTTACCATGAAGCAGAATCCTGAGGGCAAGGTGGAACGGTATAAGGCTAGATTGGTCGCTATAGGATATAGTCAAACTTatggaattgactatgatgagacatttgctcctgttgcaAAGATGAACACAGTAAGGGTATTGGTCTCGTGTGCTGCAAACTTTGGGTGGAAATTGCACCAGTTAAATGTCAAGAATGCCTTCTTACACGGTGACTTGAAAGAAGAGGTATACATGGAGATACCACCAGGTTTTGGCACAAAACAGACTACGGGGAAGGTATGCAGGCTAAAGAAGTCCTTGTATGGCCTGAAGCAATCGCCGAGGGCATGGTTTGATAGGTTCAGACGAGCTGTTTGGAATATGGGGTATGGGCAATGTAATGGTGATCACACAGTGTTCTATAGAAACACTGATAAGAATATCACCATTCTTGCagtgtatgttgatgatatcatcatcACTGGAGATGATGAGGAGGAAATAAAGAGAGTGAAGGGGTGCCTGAGCAAGGAGTTTGAGGTAAACGACTTGGGCAATCCGAAGTACTTCCTTGGCATAGAAGTGGCTCAGACAGAGAAGGGAATATCTTTGTGCCAACGAAAATACGCCTTGGATCTCTTGAGTGACATGGGCATGGTGGGATGTCGTGCAGCCCCTACTCCGATTGAACAAAATCATCAAGTGACAGCTCAATCAGGTGAGCTAGTGAATAAGAAAGATTATCAGAAGCTGGTTGGAAGGTTATTGTACTTGTGTCATACAAGGCCTGACATTACATACGCCGTGGGGGTGGTGAGCAGATACATGCATGAACCAAGAAGTGGACATCTTGATATTGTTCACAGAATCCTGAGATACTTGAAGGGGACTCCGGGTAAAGGGTTGTGGTTTGCGAAGAGTGGACATCTTGAGGTGGATGGCTATAGTGACTCTGATTGGTCTAGCTGTCAAGATGATAGAAGATCAACTTCAGGCTACtgtgtgtttgtgggaggaaaTTTGGTGTCATGGAGAAACAAGAAACAGACTGTTGTGTCTAGATCAACAGCAAAAGCTGAGCATAGAACATTATCTCAAGGGTTGTGTGATATGCTCTGGGTGAAGTACCTATTGTGCGAGTTGAAACTTCTGAGGAAGGGGCCCTTGAGGGTGTGGTGTGACAATCAGTCAGCTATAGCCATTGCTAATAACCCAGTTCAACATGATAGGACGAAGCATGTGGAAATTGACCGCTTCTTCATTAAAGAGAAACTTGATGCTGGGATCATCAGCCTTACACATGTCAGCTCTGGGAAGCAATTTGCAGACTACTTGACAAAGGGACTGGGAACAAAGGACTGTAACTTGGCGTGTGACAAGATGGGGATGGTAGATATCTACcacccatcttgagggggagtgttgaaccAGTATGGGCCCTAGCCCATCTTGATATGTCTTTTGGGCCCAAGCCCATGAGTGGGTCTGACCTAGAAGAGGTGCCCCTCCTCCTCTATCCCGTGCAAGCCACCACACACACAAACCAGAGACTCACGTGGAGAACAAGAAGAGTGAGATCGAGCTGTCTGGAGGTACTCTCTCTCCCGAGTCAACAGTATGGCACTGAATTATATACATGGTCTCATCCAAGAAACTTAGCGCTTCCACAATTAAATATCCAAATTGAACTATGTTAGTTAACCACCAAAAGACAAATAAGGTAAGGTAACGTCATTCATGTCTTGTTGGTACCACAACCTTTTTTAGGCTGGGTAGTTGCGTGCATGCTAAGAGCCTAAGATTTCCATCTTTAACTCTAATGTTCCTATCTTGGTCACTGGAAATAGTCTCCACCATTCATTACAAGATCTAAAAAGAAATGAAGCTTTGGACCTTAGCAGGGGCAAAGCATCTGGGTAAAATAATACCGGAAGAGTAATATGAGGGGACTTTTGTAacttcttaattaatggatgaggcaaatcttatgCCACCTTTTTGAAAATAATATTAATCGTGATGAGTTAAATTAGTTTCGATCAATTCAGATCATACTGTTCTTTGTGTGCAATAGCTGTGGTAGTGTCGATTAATTCAGAcaatatttctttttctgaagcgaCTATTTGTTGAGAATGATGAAGTGGCCTCCATGTTGCATCAAACCATATTTCTCTTGGAATTGTGGTAAATCAAGTTGCAGTAAGAAAGAAAGATAGTTGAGATTCTTCAGGGCGCATTCTACTACCATCATTCAATCTTCCTCGATCACTCCTGACAAAGGCTTGCTCGTCTTCGTCATAGTCCAAACTCTTTTTCATGTGACTGATGCTTTCTTGAGCGATGACTTGGGCAGACAAGCTCCCTCATTCACATCAGAAATGGCAAAGATTCCATTTTGGAAAGTAAAGTGTCGTCGGAGGCCACACTTTGTGGAGTCTTGGTGGTTGTCATGGATAGAATTGCTTGAAGGCAATGGAATGCAGGGAAGTTGTAGagtgtttgacaaaaaactaccacaattggggcttccgtcccacagaactaccattTTTTTAAAAGTGGctgaaaactaccaaaaaattggAATCgcgtgactaaaaactaccaagtTGACGGAATGACCGTTTTACTGCGTTTAAGCCCGATTCTAACAGCAGTGGCCCACATGTCAGGTGGACGGCAGCGGTAACGGCTAACGGCGCTCGCCCGGAGCTGTTAGAGCTGCTCGTCGGTCGCACCTGGTCGGACCAGGAATAACCTGGCCGACCAGGCCGCTCATCCCCACcagctctctcactctcccccgatctCACTCCACACTCTGCTCTCCTCTGCTTCTGTTTCTTCTTCTCGCTCTCCGGCGACGCCGCGACCATGCCGTCGTGGCTCAATAGTAATGAGACCTCCGACGACGATGATGAGCACATGAGCGAGTTCAGCAGCATGCAAATGGAGTACTTTGTAAGTCAGATCACTctatcctctcctctcctctcctgtctgttctagggttagggttagggtttgaagATAATTGATATTTCTTCCATTTAAGTTCATATATGTGAGTTGTAGTTGATATATTTTTTTTTGCTGTTGCAGCAAACTCCTAACACTGTGATAGACCCTAGTTTCTGTGGGCTTGTGATTGAATCTGAGAGAAGGTGCATCCTGCACAGGCAGAGGCCAGGCAAGTTTGTGGCATTTGAAGGCACTGACACTGGCAAGAGATTCATAGGATGTGCTACTGAGGTAATGGACCAAGTTGGTGTGGATTTGATTAGCTCGATTTTCTGCTATGTAGTGGAAACAGAGTAGCGTTTAGTTGTTGTTTTGCTGAATTTTCCTTAAGTGCAAAAACATTGGTATGTCTGAATACTGTACTTGTAGCAAAGAGCACTGGAAACGTATTGATGTATTGTATTTCTAGTATAGAGCTAGCTAGTGTAGCTATGTATATCATTAGTGTTTATGATTTGTTATTTTGAATTTGCTCGTTAACTGTGGTGTTCACTGTAAATTTAATTTGATTTTCAAGATGGTGTGCACTGTGGTGTTCTAGAGTGGGTAGATGCCCCCTAGCCTGTAATTCTGCAAAGGTGCTTAACCAAGCTCTGGGATATGTATCATGAGCAGAACCTTGGTAGAGCCCAGGATAATGAGGCTCATGGGATAGAGGTTGCAAAACTGAAGAAGGAGCTTGATTCTCTGGCCAATCAGTATAGCCAGCTGGTGGATGATGTGTCCAAGTTGTTTGATTATCAGGATGGAATGAAATCTCATGACATGGATTGCACAAGCCAGGCAATCAATGAactgaaggagaagaagaagcaacttgagGAGCAGGCAAAGATTGAGCTTCAAATGGAGAAGCTTAAGCTCAAAAAATAACAGAGGTGCATCCTTTAGAGTCAAGCTGATATAATCCAAAACACAAGGAAGGCCATGAAGGAGATAGAGGTGGACAGAGACCTccttaaagaagagaagaagaagctggagaatGTCATTGCTGAGCTCCTGAAGGTTGGTCATGGGTGCAAGGAAAAGCTGGACAAGATCAAGGAAGTTGTGATGGAGGAGTGAAGTGGCAGCTCTGGTTGGTAAGTATATATGGGGCCTATATATATAACTGGCTTTGCTATGTTATCTGATGCAAATATGCATCTGAGCTATAATACTATATATGAACTGCCTATGAATTGTCCTGGTTTCAGATCATTTTGGGGATTTGTTTTGTGGTGCCCATGGCACTGCATGTGATCTGTGATGCTTTAAGATATTAACTGACTATGAACTCCAAGTTGTAATGCCAAGTATGGATAGTAAGTTAGCTATGAACTATAATCCATGATGATGTTAAATTTCTATATTTGTTATCCTAATCTGTTGCATCCCCTACTGACCTATATATAGCACATAGATAGCACATAGAATTATCTGATCTTGGATACACCAGACCAGAGATAGCACATATTCTCTCTGACATAGATAGCACATACTTACAAATCAAGTTTCAGATATACATAACTGATGATACTGAACTTGTGAACACTGACGAAACTGAATTAGCTAACACTAATTTCAGAGCAGGTTTCAGAGATAGGTTCACTTAGGCATCTTAAAAAACATTGGATCTACTTCTCATCTTTAGGATTTGCTAAGCGTGCAGAGCGATGCTTGATTTGCTTGATCTGCCTTGGATCTGGCTGCTTCTGCACTTCCtcctcttcatcgtcttcatcgatgaCGATGATGGGAGGGGGATGGCGGCGAGCCTGCTCTACAGGTGGCGCAACTATCTGCAAGTCGTCGTCCTCTCCTGCACTGCTACATCAGTTGCAGCTTGTGCCGGAGCAACATAGCGGTGGGCTTCCCACCGCTTACGCTGGCCATCATCGGAGGACTCTGCCTCTCTCATTGCCCATAGTAGAGTGTCGATGGGTAGGATCCCCTTACCTTTAGTTCCATATCTCTGCTGCATGCACTTCTTCTCTTGAGGCGTCGCCTTCTTCTGGACTAGTTCAGCAGCATCTACTAGTCCATCCACGTTGTTGTATCTCGTAGCTATCTTCATGTAGTCCAGGAAGAGATCCTGGTCACCGCGCGCCGAACCAAATAGCATGTCAACCCAGCCCATTGCAGCATCTTCATCTCCATTGCAGCATCCTCAGTCCTTCCGCAGCAGACGAAGACGCTCTGAACGACGAACAGGACCTTCGATGCTTTGCTTTTTGGCCTTGTTTTTCTTGCTAGATGAGCATGCTTCCTCCTCTTGCACTGGTGGCCGCTCCTGAAGATTGTTGTTCTTAAGCTCATCCTTTCTGTCTTTGGTTGCATCCACCAGCTTCGTGCAACTTTGTTGTGTGTTAATGCAATGTTCAGCAAAATAACTATCTCTATTTTCATCTGTATTACAAGGCTCGTCTGCTCTGACAACTCGTATGTTCACAATCTTTTCCTTATCAAATTGGATCAACATCTGCTGCACATCATCTTCACAACCAACATGCTCTAGACCTTCTATTCCTTTCTCCTCATCAACAACATAATACATATAATGATCAGCTCCACAGCCCTCACACGCAACAAGAGAAACCAGAGTCATATATGATATGTCTGACTGGTAAATTCTTCTAACCACAGATTCTCTGGCTAGGAAATGGAACCAAATTTTCCACTTTGGGTCATCAATATTGCAACATAGATTAAGATAGTTATAATTAAACGGCCTGGACAATATTATGATTCCTGACAGTTAACTTTTTTTCAGTTCTCCGACAGTTTGAATTCACTGAAAGCACAACACAACTTTAAGGTTCCTAACAGATTTCAATTGACCATTGTGCACAAACATGGTTCTAATCTGAATCTAAGTGTGCAACTAGCCTATATATCATGCTTCTAAAATTAACCTAAAAATTACATAAACACTATGAGAAATCAGTTGCCATACCTCGTTCCGCCAGCAGGACGAGGAAGCTTGCGTCGGCCTCGACCTACGCTTCTTCTCGTCGACGGTACTACAACCGGAGGCGGCCTCACCAACATCTGGCATGTCTGAGATTGCGGTTGGGAAGGCTGTTGAACCACGAAGCTTGTGCTGCCTAGCCAGTTATCAACCTCGGAGAAGCCGGCAACAGCGCCGCCCACCACGTCGGGGGGATGCCTCCAAGCGATTCGGCGCCGGAGTTTGCATCCACCGCCGCCATGAACGCcgccggctagggttaggagaagAGCTCAGGGGAGAGTGAGAGAGCTGGTGGGGACGAGCGGCCCGGTCGGCCAGGTTAGTCCTGGTCCGACCAGGTGCGACCGACGGGCGGCTCTAACGACTGCGGGCGAGCGCCGTTAGCCGTTACCGCTGCCGTCCACCTGACATGTGGGCCACTCCTGTCAGAATCAGGCTTAAACGCAGTAAAACATTCATCAAGTCAacttggtagtttttagtcacgagATTCtaattttttggtagttttcggcCACTTTTAAaaaagtggtagttctgtgggatgGAAGCCCCAATTGCGGTAGTGTTTGTCAAACACTCGAAGTTGTAGCATGTCGAGCGGTGTCACAATGAACCGATGGTCGTCGGTATAGGGTACTGGTCGATATAAATCTGAATAACTCATGTCCTTATGGTGCCATTTTTGTAGGAGATCTTAATCCACATGGCTGCTTTGTAAGGTCTCCTTTTCCATCAAAGACGGGAGAATAATTTCAAAGCTCACAACATTGCTGGGGTATTTTTGCGTGGGGTCGTCATATTGACAGTGGAAAAATTTATTATAATGAATAAAGCCGGATAGTATTTTGATTAAAACTGTCTGGTAAAATGCACATCAAAGTTGTTGTGTGCCACAGAAGCCTTCGGGGGATCGAGCAGAACCACTGCATCATCAATTTAGAGCGCCCATCTGTTGGATGAAATAGTTCAGCATCTTGCTTACAAAGATGAAGAGATAAAGTTGCTGAAAAAAAGTAGCTGCAGCTTGGAAATGACAGCTTAAGTTTGTCTGGGGGTCGGGATAGAAAATTCTGAGTGGCGGTTTTCACGGTCCCGGTATAACTTTGATGGTGCAGAAGATGTGAGTCCTGCAAAGGATGAAAGTCCTGAAGCATCTCCTGAGGCTTTCGCTGATGCGTCATGTTTGAAGCACTTGGAT
Coding sequences within:
- the LOC123077977 gene encoding uncharacterized protein, which codes for MSVMACVAELQALWADQDNCDSLELYDAALIESGHKWMARRRVLKLLAGLKGCFDGRKASLLHQPSLPTIAEAIATMTQEEVRLSFEHADVKVVPASTFAVTERMEWGDPAKCHVDGEVGHWKRECPTRGRGRGYNRGGTGRGRSARGRGGYSETSWGHTSRGRGGYSGHTGGQRAHMAVAGDTGTSKGKDVDDVVYGDFAHWASTDEGATDEPDGWDWHQV